In Vulpes lagopus strain Blue_001 chromosome 1, ASM1834538v1, whole genome shotgun sequence, a genomic segment contains:
- the LOC121492979 gene encoding ubiquitin-conjugating enzyme E2 N-like has translation MAGLPRRIIKETQRLLAEPVPGIKAEPDESNARYFHVVIAGPQDSPFEGGTFKLELFLPEEYPMAAPKVRFMTKIYHPNVDKLGRICLDILKDKWSPALQIRTVLLSIQALLSAPNPDDPLANDVAEQWKTNDAQAIETARAWTRLYAMNNI, from the coding sequence ATGGCCGGGCTGCCCCGCAGGATTATCAAGGAAACCCAGCGTTTGCTGGCAGAACCAGTTCCTGGCATTAAAGCAGAACCAGATGAGAGCAACGCCCGTTATTTTCATGTGGTCATTGCTGGCCCCCAGGATTCCCCCTTTGAGGGAGGGACTTTTAAACTGGAACTATTCCTTCCAGAAGAATACCCGATGGCAGCCCCTAAAGTACGTTTCATGACCAAAATTTATCATCCTAATGTAGACAAGTTGGGAAgaatatgtttagatattttgaaagataagtggTCCCCAGCACTGCAGATCCGCACAGTTCTGCTATCGATCCAGGCTTTGTTAAGTGCTCCCAATCCAGATGATCCGTTAGCAAATGATGTAGCGGAGCAGTGGAAGACCAACGACGCCCAAGCCATAGAAACAGCTAGAGCATGGACTAGGCTATATgccatgaataatatttaa